A genomic region of Pyrus communis chromosome 14, drPyrComm1.1, whole genome shotgun sequence contains the following coding sequences:
- the LOC137716035 gene encoding pentatricopeptide repeat-containing protein At4g39620, chloroplastic, with the protein MSLTISPNSLQSSTFQFTFHSSQNYSFTQPWLPHPLIRKRPRTQISCVSTRPKRNPGPRTEDPEVREVVRTLMRSFSDKEPLLKTLNKYVKIVRTEHCFMLFEELGKTDKWLQCLEVFRWMQRQRWYVADNGVYSKLISVMGKKGQTRMAMWLFSEMRNSGCRPDTSVYNALISAHLNSKDKAKALDKALGYFNKMKGMERCQPSIVTYNILLRAFAQSRNVEKVNVLFKDLDESVASPDIYTYNGVMDAYGKNGNIREMESVLSRMKSNQCKPDIITFNLLIDSYGKKQQFDKMEQVFKSLLRSKEKPTLPTFNSMIINYGKARLMEKAEHVFQKMTDMKYTPSFITYESLIMMYGFCDCVSKARDVFDKLADSGRELKVSTLNAMLDVYCMNGLPVEADKLFVRANSIGVRPNVSTYKLLYKYYTKGNMKELLEKLLKSMENDGIVPNKRFFLEALGAFFSSPGSPGSVTATTALSRQQDGTKS; encoded by the exons ATGTCCCTAACAATCTCACCCAACTCTCTCCAATCCTCTACATTTCAATTTACCTTTCATTCCTCGCAAAATTACAGCTTCACCCAGCCATGGCTTCCGCATCCGCTTATCCGTAAGCGACCTAGGACCCAAATTTCCTGCGTTTCGACCCGACCCAAAAGAAATCCGGGACCAAGGACCGAGGACCCGGAAGTCCGGGAGGTGGTTCGGACGCTCATGAGGAGCTTCAGTGACAAAGAGCCGTTGTTGAAGACGCTAAATAAGTACGTTAAGATTGTGAGGACGGAGCATTGCTTTATGCTTTTTGAAGAGCTTGGGAAGACTGATAAGTGGCTTCAGTGCTTGGAG GTGTTCAGATGGATGCAAAGACAGCGGTGGTACGTTGCTGATAACGGTGTGTATTCAAAATTGATCTCGGTTATGGGAAAGAAGGGCCAAACTCGGATGGCAATGTGGCTTTTCTCTGAGATGCGTAATAGTGGGTGCCGGCCTGATACTTCTGTCTACAATGCACTTATCTCGGCCCACCTAAACTCCAAGGACAAAGCAAAGGCTTTGGACAAAGCTCTTGGATacttcaacaagatgaagggaATGGAACGATGCCAACCCAGCATTGTGACGTACAACATTCTTTTGAGAGCTTTTGCACAATCTCGAAATGTAGAGAAAGTTAATGTTTTATTTAAGGATCTTGATGAGAGCGTTGCTTCCCCTGATATTTATACGTATAATGGTGTAATGGATGCATATGGGAAGAATGGGAATATAAGAGAAATGGAATCCGTGCTTTCTCGGATGAAAAGTAATCAGTGTAAGCCTGACATCATCACCTTTAATTTGCTGATTGATTCATATGGGAAGAAGCAACAGTTCGATAAGATGGAACAGGTATTTAAGAGCTTACTTCGTTCCAAGGAGAAACCAACACTTCCAACGTTTAATTCAATGATCATAAATTATGGGAAGGCAAGGCTTATGGAGAAAGCGGAACATGTATTCCAGAAGATGACTGACATGAAATATACGCCAAGCTTCATAACATATGAGAGTCTTATCATGATGTATGGGTTCTGCGATTGTGTTTCAAAAGCTAGGGATGTATTTGACAAGTTGGCTGATTCTGGAAGGGAGCTAAAGGTTTCAACACTGAATGCGATGCTTGATGTTTACTGCATGAATGGTTTGCCTGTGGAAGCTGATAAGCTTTTTGTCAGAGCAAATAGTATTGGGGTACGCCCAAATGTATCAACGTATAAACTTCTATACAAGTATTACACTAAGGGCAACATGAAGGAGCTTCTCGAGAAACTGCTGAAGTCCATGGAAAATGATGGTATTGTCCCTAATAAGAGGTTCTTTCTAGAGGCTCTTGGGGCATTTTTCTCTTCACCAGGGAGTCCAGGCTCCGTGACTGCTACAACTGCTTTGAGCAGACAGCAGGATGGCACAAAAAGTTAG